The Lemur catta isolate mLemCat1 chromosome 8, mLemCat1.pri, whole genome shotgun sequence genome has a segment encoding these proteins:
- the COPS7B gene encoding COP9 signalosome complex subunit 7b isoform X2, with translation MTAHREFTSVYMELRKLLQIMLAEGANAAYLQLLNLFAYGTYPDYIANKESLPELSTAQQNKLKHLTIVSLASRMKCIPYSVLLKDLEMRNLRELEDLIIEAVYTDIIQGKLDQRNQLLEVDFCIGRDIRKKDINNIVKTLHEWCDGCEAVLLGIEQQVLRANQYKENHNRTQQQVEAEVTNIKKTLKATASSSAQEMEQQLAERECPPHAEQRQPTKKMSKVKGLVSSRH, from the exons ATGACAGCCCACAGAGAGTTTACTTCTGTTTACATGGAACTCAGAAAGCTTCTGCAAATTATG cTTGCAGAAGGAGCTAATGCTGCTTATTTGCAGTTACTAAACCTGTTTGCCTATGGAACATACCCAGATTACATAG CCAACAAGGAAAGCCTGCCAGAACTGAGCACAGCTCAGCAGAACAAGCTGAAACATCTTACCATCGTGAGCTTGGCATCGCGAATGAAG TGTATCCCCTACTCCGTGCTGCTGAAGGACCTGGAGATGCGGAATCTCCGGGAACTAGAAGACCTCATCATTGAGGCTGTCTACACTGACATCATCCAGGGCAAGCTGGACCAGCGAAACCAGCTGCTAGAAGTGGATTTCTGCATTGGCCGTGACATCCGAAAGAAAGATATCAATAATATTGTCAAGACCTTGCATGAATG GTGTGATGGCTGCGAAGCAGTTCTGCTGGGCATCGAGCAGCAAGTTCTGAGAGCCAACCAGTACAAAGAGAACCACAACCGAACTCAGCAGCAGGTAGAGGCAGAG GTTACCAACATCAAGAAGACACTCAAAGCCACGGCATCCTCCTCAGCTCAGGAGATGGAGCAGCAGCTGGCTGAACGGGAGTGTCCTCCTCATGCTGAGCAGAGGCAGCCCACCAAGAAGATGTCCAAAGTGAAAGGTCTGGTCTCTAGCCGCCACTAG
- the COPS7B gene encoding COP9 signalosome complex subunit 7b isoform X1: MAGEQKPSSNLLEQFILLAKGTSGSALTALISQVLEAPGVYVFGELLELANVQELAEGANAAYLQLLNLFAYGTYPDYIANKESLPELSTAQQNKLKHLTIVSLASRMKCIPYSVLLKDLEMRNLRELEDLIIEAVYTDIIQGKLDQRNQLLEVDFCIGRDIRKKDINNIVKTLHEWCDGCEAVLLGIEQQVLRANQYKENHNRTQQQVEAEVTNIKKTLKATASSSAQEMEQQLAERECPPHAEQRQPTKKMSKVKGLVSSRH; the protein is encoded by the exons ATGGCAGGTGAACAGAAACCCTCAAGTAACCTTCTGGAACAGTTTATTTTACTAGCCAAAGGGACCAGTGGATCAGCCCTCACTGCTCTTATAAGCCAGGTATTGGAGGCTCCTGGAGTATATGTCTTTGGAGAACTGCTAGAGCTGGCCAATGTGCAGGAG cTTGCAGAAGGAGCTAATGCTGCTTATTTGCAGTTACTAAACCTGTTTGCCTATGGAACATACCCAGATTACATAG CCAACAAGGAAAGCCTGCCAGAACTGAGCACAGCTCAGCAGAACAAGCTGAAACATCTTACCATCGTGAGCTTGGCATCGCGAATGAAG TGTATCCCCTACTCCGTGCTGCTGAAGGACCTGGAGATGCGGAATCTCCGGGAACTAGAAGACCTCATCATTGAGGCTGTCTACACTGACATCATCCAGGGCAAGCTGGACCAGCGAAACCAGCTGCTAGAAGTGGATTTCTGCATTGGCCGTGACATCCGAAAGAAAGATATCAATAATATTGTCAAGACCTTGCATGAATG GTGTGATGGCTGCGAAGCAGTTCTGCTGGGCATCGAGCAGCAAGTTCTGAGAGCCAACCAGTACAAAGAGAACCACAACCGAACTCAGCAGCAGGTAGAGGCAGAG GTTACCAACATCAAGAAGACACTCAAAGCCACGGCATCCTCCTCAGCTCAGGAGATGGAGCAGCAGCTGGCTGAACGGGAGTGTCCTCCTCATGCTGAGCAGAGGCAGCCCACCAAGAAGATGTCCAAAGTGAAAGGTCTGGTCTCTAGCCGCCACTAG